The Rhodobacter sp. CZR27 genome includes a window with the following:
- a CDS encoding MBL fold metallo-hydrolase codes for MIRPALASLALALPAAAQERTPSHCIALAQGPEVMTPAAFGDPLAEDRVRIRYVHHATFLIETPGGLVAATDYTGLLGQRDVVPDVATMNNAHSTHWTDLPDPRIPHLLPGWKDGGRAEHHLDLGEMLVRNVPTDVRSRWGEGARKDGNSIFVFEVAGLCIGHLGHLHHEPDAAQYAALGRLDVLMVPVDGGYTVNLETMQNVVRRLRSSVVLPMHWFSGASLEEFLSNMSAEFEVVRLEGPELELSLSSLPRRPTIMVLDPQWVD; via the coding sequence ATGATCCGACCCGCCCTCGCGAGCCTCGCCCTCGCCCTTCCCGCCGCCGCGCAGGAGCGCACGCCAAGCCATTGCATCGCGCTGGCGCAGGGACCGGAGGTCATGACACCCGCGGCCTTCGGCGATCCGCTGGCCGAGGATCGCGTGCGCATCCGCTACGTCCACCACGCCACCTTCCTGATCGAGACGCCCGGCGGCCTCGTCGCTGCCACGGACTATACCGGGCTGCTCGGCCAGCGCGACGTGGTGCCGGACGTCGCCACCATGAACAACGCCCATTCCACGCACTGGACGGACCTGCCGGACCCGCGCATTCCCCACCTGCTGCCCGGCTGGAAGGACGGCGGCCGCGCCGAGCATCATCTGGATCTGGGCGAGATGCTGGTGCGGAACGTGCCGACGGACGTGCGCTCGCGCTGGGGCGAGGGCGCGCGCAAGGATGGCAACTCGATCTTCGTCTTCGAGGTGGCCGGGCTCTGCATCGGCCACCTCGGCCACCTGCACCACGAGCCGGATGCCGCGCAATATGCCGCGCTCGGGCGGCTCGACGTGCTGATGGTGCCGGTCGACGGCGGCTACACCGTGAACCTCGAGACGATGCAAAATGTGGTGCGGCGGCTGCGCTCGTCGGTGGTTCTGCCGATGCACTGGTTCTCGGGGGCGTCGCTGGAGGAGTTCCTGTCCAACATGAGCGCCGAATTCGAGGTGGTCCGGCTGGAGGGTCCCGAACTGGAGCTGTCGCTGTCCAGCCTTCCGCGCCGGCCGACGATCATGGTGCTCGACCCCCAGTGGGTGGACTGA
- a CDS encoding pitrilysin family protein, with translation MTVLLDTLPNGFRVVTEHMPGLHSASIGIWITAGGRHERAEQNGIAHFLEHMAFKGTKTRTALQIAEEIEDVGGYINAYTSREMTAYYARVLEADTRLALDVIADIVLNPVFDPKEIEIERHVILQEIGQSLDTPDDIIFDWLQEASYPGQSFGRTILGPEERVSTFSREDLTGFVGEHYGPDHMILAAAGGVDHQKILAQAQALFGHLKPVGRRPVQPASFLGGERRELKTLEQVHFAMAFEAPSYRAPDVYTAQVYAMALGGGMSSRLFQKVREERGLCYSIFAQSGAYEDTGQITIYAGTSGEEVADLAGLTIEELKRSTEDMSEAEVARARAQLKAGLLMGLESPSSRAERLARLLAIWGRVPGLDEAIEKIDSVTVQGVRAYAGQMAQARAALALYGPAEAAPALETIRERLAA, from the coding sequence TTGACCGTTCTTCTCGACACGCTTCCCAACGGCTTCCGCGTCGTGACCGAGCACATGCCGGGGCTGCATTCGGCCTCGATCGGCATCTGGATCACCGCGGGCGGCCGACACGAGCGGGCGGAGCAGAACGGCATCGCGCATTTCCTCGAGCACATGGCGTTCAAGGGCACGAAGACCCGCACCGCCCTGCAGATCGCGGAAGAGATCGAAGACGTCGGCGGCTACATCAACGCCTATACCTCGCGCGAGATGACGGCCTATTACGCCCGCGTGCTGGAAGCCGACACGCGCCTTGCGCTCGACGTGATCGCCGACATCGTGCTGAACCCGGTCTTCGATCCGAAGGAGATCGAGATCGAGCGCCATGTGATCCTGCAGGAGATCGGCCAGTCGCTCGACACGCCCGACGACATCATCTTCGACTGGCTGCAGGAGGCTTCCTATCCCGGCCAGTCCTTCGGCCGCACCATCCTCGGCCCCGAGGAGCGGGTCTCGACCTTCTCGCGCGAGGATCTGACCGGCTTCGTGGGCGAGCACTACGGCCCCGACCACATGATCCTCGCCGCCGCAGGGGGCGTGGATCACCAGAAGATCCTCGCGCAGGCGCAGGCGCTGTTCGGGCACCTGAAGCCGGTCGGGCGTCGCCCCGTCCAGCCGGCCTCCTTCCTCGGCGGCGAACGGCGCGAGTTGAAGACGCTGGAGCAGGTCCATTTCGCCATGGCCTTCGAGGCGCCGAGCTACCGCGCGCCCGACGTCTATACCGCGCAGGTCTATGCGATGGCGCTGGGCGGCGGCATGTCCTCGCGCCTGTTCCAGAAGGTGCGCGAGGAGCGCGGCCTCTGCTACTCGATCTTCGCCCAGTCGGGCGCCTACGAGGACACCGGGCAGATCACGATCTACGCCGGCACCTCGGGCGAGGAGGTGGCGGACCTCGCGGGGCTGACCATCGAGGAACTCAAGCGCTCGACCGAGGACATGTCCGAGGCCGAGGTCGCCCGCGCGCGCGCCCAGCTGAAGGCCGGCCTGCTGATGGGGCTGGAAAGCCCCTCCAGCCGCGCCGAGCGTCTGGCGCGGCTGCTGGCGATCTGGGGTCGCGTGCCGGGGCTCGACGAGGCGATCGAGAAGATCGACTCGGTCACCGTGCAGGGCGTGCGCGCCTATGCCGGGCAGATGGCACAGGCGCGGGCGGCGCTGGCGCTCTATGGTCCGGCCGAAGCGGCGCCCGCGCTCGAAACGATCCGCGAGCGGCTGGCCGCCTGA
- a CDS encoding GNAT family N-acetyltransferase — MLGLRRKVRIETERMTLRLPAHSDWRDWAALRADSATFLTPWEPVWSSDHLSRKAFTNRVYWAARAETQGTALPLLLIRREDRALLGAITLDNIRRGPAQSGTLGYWVGHAHARQGFMREAIQAVVHHAFTVMDLSRIEAACLPENAASRGVLEKCGFKYEGVAQSYLQIAGRWRNHVLYSNLRNDRRGRTDVG, encoded by the coding sequence ATGCTCGGACTGCGCCGGAAGGTCCGGATCGAGACCGAGCGGATGACGCTGCGGTTGCCTGCCCATTCCGACTGGCGCGACTGGGCGGCACTCCGGGCGGACAGTGCGACCTTCCTCACCCCGTGGGAGCCGGTGTGGTCCTCGGACCACCTGTCGCGCAAGGCCTTCACCAACCGCGTCTACTGGGCCGCACGGGCCGAGACGCAAGGGACGGCGCTGCCGCTGCTGCTGATCCGGCGCGAGGATCGCGCGCTTCTGGGCGCCATCACGCTCGACAACATCCGGCGCGGGCCGGCGCAGTCGGGAACGCTCGGCTACTGGGTTGGCCATGCCCATGCCCGACAGGGCTTCATGCGCGAGGCGATCCAGGCCGTCGTCCACCACGCCTTCACCGTGATGGACCTGAGCCGGATCGAGGCCGCCTGCCTGCCCGAGAACGCGGCCTCGCGCGGGGTGCTGGAGAAATGCGGCTTCAAATACGAGGGCGTGGCGCAGAGCTACCTGCAGATCGCCGGCCGCTGGCGCAACCACGTGCTCTATTCCAACCTGCGCAACGACCGGCGCGGTAGGACCGACGTGGGCTGA